The Patescibacteria group bacterium genome has a segment encoding these proteins:
- a CDS encoding rubrerythrin family protein, translated as MNNLGEKTKKNLEEAFAGESMARNKYDYYASVAKKAGYVQISNFFQETALNEKEHAKLWAKYLGLIGETEQNLKDAAEGEHEENVEMYPRMAKEAKEEGHDELAELFTKVADVEKAHETRYRKLLKNIEDGVVFETEEEIMWKCNNCGYIHVSKKAPEFCPACNHPQAHFERKCENY; from the coding sequence ATGAATAATCTAGGAGAAAAAACTAAAAAAAATCTTGAAGAAGCTTTTGCTGGTGAATCAATGGCTAGAAATAAATATGATTACTATGCTAGTGTCGCCAAAAAAGCAGGTTATGTTCAAATCTCAAATTTTTTTCAAGAAACAGCGCTAAATGAAAAAGAGCATGCTAAACTTTGGGCAAAATATTTAGGTCTAATTGGAGAAACCGAACAAAATTTAAAAGATGCAGCTGAAGGAGAGCATGAAGAAAATGTCGAGATGTATCCTAGAATGGCGAAAGAGGCCAAGGAGGAAGGACACGATGAGTTAGCGGAATTATTTACAAAAGTTGCTGATGTAGAGAAAGCGCATGAAACAAGATACAGAAAACTTTTGAAAAATATTGAAGATGGGGTTGTTTTTGAAACAGAAGAAGAAATAATGTGGAAATGTAACAATTGTGGTTATATTCATGTTTCAAAAAAAGCACCAGAATTTTGCCCAGCCTGTAACCACCCTCAAGCTCACTTTGAGAGAAAATGTGAAAATTACTAA
- a CDS encoding FprA family A-type flavoprotein, with amino-acid sequence MEYLKNGVSYVGVNDFDRKIFDALLPLPYGTSYNSYLIEGCEKTVLIDTVDFAKSEELLKNLKGVKKIDYIVSNHAEQDHSGSIKVVLDKYPEARVLTTAYCKSMLMDLHHIDETKFELVTENEEVSLGDKTLKFIFTPWAHWPETFSTYLMEDKILFSCDFFGAHFASDELFVGDEKEALKNAKVYFAEIMMPFREILKRNLEKVEELELEIIAPSHGLIHNKPRLILDAYKSWLYDEPKNKVLIPYVSMHGSTEVLVRDLESKLKDNNIEVAVVNLEKEDLGVVAEHLVDSKFLILGVPTLLNEAHPVVTMTASIIRMLKSKMGHVGIIGSYGWGGRAIESIENSLEGLSVEYFEPILIKGLARENDLELITKLVEDIKKIINY; translated from the coding sequence ATGGAATATTTAAAAAATGGAGTTAGCTATGTTGGGGTAAATGATTTTGATAGAAAAATTTTTGATGCTCTTCTTCCTCTTCCTTACGGAACTAGTTATAATTCATATTTGATTGAAGGGTGTGAGAAGACTGTCTTGATTGATACCGTTGATTTTGCAAAATCAGAAGAATTATTAAAAAATTTGAAAGGAGTTAAAAAAATTGATTATATAGTTTCCAATCATGCCGAACAAGATCATTCAGGTTCAATAAAGGTAGTCCTAGATAAATATCCTGAAGCTCGTGTTTTGACAACAGCATATTGCAAAAGCATGTTAATGGACTTGCATCATATAGATGAAACTAAGTTTGAATTAGTTACTGAAAATGAAGAAGTTTCTCTGGGAGATAAAACATTAAAATTTATATTTACGCCTTGGGCTCATTGGCCTGAAACTTTTTCAACATATTTGATGGAAGATAAGATTTTATTCTCATGTGATTTTTTTGGAGCACATTTTGCTAGCGATGAATTGTTTGTAGGAGACGAAAAAGAAGCTCTGAAAAATGCTAAAGTATATTTTGCTGAAATAATGATGCCTTTCAGAGAAATATTAAAAAGAAATTTAGAAAAGGTAGAAGAATTGGAGCTTGAAATAATCGCGCCAAGTCATGGATTGATTCACAACAAGCCTAGATTAATACTAGATGCATATAAAAGTTGGCTATACGATGAACCCAAAAACAAAGTTTTAATTCCTTACGTTTCTATGCATGGAAGCACGGAAGTTTTAGTTAGGGATTTAGAATCTAAATTAAAGGACAATAATATTGAAGTAGCTGTTGTAAATTTAGAAAAAGAAGATTTGGGAGTAGTGGCAGAACATTTGGTTGATTCAAAATTTTTGATTCTAGGCGTACCGACACTTTTGAATGAAGCACATCCTGTCGTGACAATGACTGCTAGTATTATTAGAATGTTGAAATCAAAGATGGGACATGTTGGTATTATAGGTTCATACGGATGGGGAGGGAGAGCTATCGAAAGTATTGAAAATTCTTTGGAAGGTTTATCTGTTGAATATTTTGAACCAATTTTGATTAAAGGACTTGCACGCGAGAACGATTTAGAGCTAATTACAAAATTAGTTGAGGATATAAAAAAAATAATTAATTATTAA
- a CDS encoding desulfoferrodoxin: MTKINEIYKCEICGNIVEINHGGAEDLACCGEEMKILDGNTVDAALEKHVPVIEETEDGVIVKVGDVEHPMVEEHYIEWIEVLFENGNCKKFLKPGDKPEARFKIKKENILEAREHCNLHGLWKK, from the coding sequence ATGACAAAAATAAACGAAATATATAAATGTGAAATATGTGGGAACATTGTTGAAATTAATCACGGAGGAGCAGAGGATCTCGCTTGCTGTGGTGAGGAAATGAAAATACTGGATGGAAACACCGTTGATGCTGCCCTTGAAAAACATGTTCCAGTTATTGAAGAAACAGAAGATGGCGTTATAGTAAAGGTTGGTGATGTCGAACACCCTATGGTTGAAGAGCATTATATAGAATGGATTGAAGTTTTGTTTGAAAATGGTAATTGTAAGAAGTTTTTAAAGCCTGGAGACAAACCTGAGGCAAGGTTTAAAATTAAAAAAGAGAATATTCTTGAAGCTAGAGAGCATTGCAATTTGCATGGTCTTTGGAAAAAGTAA